A genomic region of Barnesiella viscericola DSM 18177 contains the following coding sequences:
- a CDS encoding DUF4886 domain-containing protein, whose amino-acid sequence MKTYRALLLLFALLLTASLHAQNDTLRILAIGNSFADDGIEYLDEVARSAGKHIIVANTYIGGCSIARHLDNARHDRPAYLYRKNIDGKYTEEHDKTLHDAIRDEAWDYIVFQQVSDLAGQYGTYFPDLAELMDYVRPLATNPHVQYALQQTWAYARNSTHPGFYRYGKDQQTMYDDVVFAYSQAARRQHITRVIPTGTAIQNARSSSLGDTLCRDGYHLNLTYGRYTAACTWFETFFGEPSTGIAYRPEGVSEAQAKIAQQAAHAAILCPTAVTDLSHL is encoded by the coding sequence ATGAAAACCTATCGTGCGCTACTGCTCCTTTTCGCCTTGCTCCTGACCGCATCGCTCCATGCCCAAAACGACACCCTCAGGATACTCGCCATCGGCAACAGCTTTGCCGACGACGGCATCGAATACCTCGACGAGGTGGCCCGCTCGGCCGGGAAACACATCATCGTCGCCAATACCTACATAGGCGGCTGCTCCATCGCACGCCACCTAGACAACGCCCGTCACGACCGCCCTGCCTATCTGTACCGCAAGAACATCGACGGGAAATATACCGAAGAGCATGACAAAACGCTGCACGACGCCATTCGGGACGAAGCGTGGGACTATATCGTCTTCCAACAGGTGAGCGACTTGGCCGGACAATACGGCACCTACTTCCCCGACCTGGCCGAACTCATGGACTATGTGCGGCCACTCGCCACCAATCCCCACGTGCAGTATGCCCTGCAACAGACCTGGGCCTATGCCCGGAACTCGACCCACCCCGGCTTCTACCGCTACGGGAAAGACCAGCAAACCATGTACGACGACGTGGTCTTTGCTTACAGCCAGGCCGCCCGCAGGCAACACATCACCCGGGTCATACCCACCGGCACGGCCATACAAAATGCCCGCAGCAGCAGCCTGGGCGACACCCTGTGCCGCGACGGCTATCACCTGAACCTGACCTACGGCCGCTATACCGCCGCCTGCACCTGGTTCGAGACCTTCTTCGGCGAGCCGTCGACAGGCATTGCCTACCGCCCCGAAGGGGTGAGCGAAGCCCAGGCCAAGATTGCCCAACAGGCCGCCCATGCCGCCATACTCTGCCCCACCGCCGTCACCGACCTGTCGCACCTGTAA
- a CDS encoding hydrogenase maturation protease: MKRNENKPIAANPANEPILVLGIGNLVLNDEGIGIHIVHTLSQMELPRGVDVLDGGTGGLALLETLQSYPRVILVDAALDNRPAGTIRRLSPRYSRDYPPLLSAHEIGLKEMIDAMLLLGQAPQIELLAVSVRNCHRLGMHLSPEIRRAIPQILQLVFEIIKDLRHGRCPIRIE; encoded by the coding sequence ATGAAACGAAACGAAAATAAGCCCATCGCAGCCAACCCGGCCAACGAACCCATTCTCGTGCTGGGCATAGGCAACCTCGTGCTCAACGACGAGGGGATAGGTATACACATTGTGCACACCCTCAGCCAGATGGAGTTGCCCCGAGGTGTCGACGTGCTCGACGGAGGCACCGGGGGACTGGCTCTGTTGGAGACCTTGCAGAGCTATCCCCGGGTAATCCTTGTCGACGCGGCGCTCGACAACCGCCCGGCCGGTACCATTCGCCGCCTATCGCCCCGATACTCCCGCGACTACCCGCCGTTGCTGAGCGCTCACGAGATAGGGCTGAAAGAGATGATCGACGCCATGCTCCTGCTGGGACAGGCCCCGCAAATCGAACTGCTGGCCGTGAGCGTGCGCAACTGCCACCGACTGGGCATGCACCTGTCGCCCGAAATCAGGCGGGCCATACCGCAAATTCTGCAACTGGTCTTCGAGATTATCAAAGACCTGAGGCACGGTCGCTGCCCGATACGCATCGAATAG
- the cybH gene encoding Ni/Fe-hydrogenase, b-type cytochrome subunit — translation MISRRKSLREVYVWELPVRIFHWANALSIVVLCVTGYLIGNPPAIQHATPPEANYWFGWVRFIHFVAAFVFILNFLVRLYWAFAGNSFARWNNYLPLTRRQWRGICDTTRVDVLLLSPNPVYDIGHNSLAAFTYFGVFLLFLVQTFTGMAMFCVSTNNVMEPFFSWLLQMWGGFFVVRQIHHIAMWAFILFSIAHIYLVFYHDYIERNGVASSIIGGWKFVREDLAEAYETEQQQQQQIHRQKEEITHETKRK, via the coding sequence ATGATAAGCCGCCGAAAATCCTTACGCGAAGTCTATGTATGGGAGCTGCCCGTGCGCATCTTCCACTGGGCCAATGCCCTATCCATCGTCGTGCTGTGCGTGACGGGCTACCTCATCGGCAACCCGCCGGCCATACAGCACGCCACACCGCCCGAGGCCAACTACTGGTTCGGATGGGTGCGGTTTATCCACTTTGTCGCCGCCTTTGTCTTTATCCTCAACTTTCTGGTGCGGCTCTACTGGGCCTTTGCCGGCAACTCGTTCGCCCGCTGGAACAACTACCTGCCGCTCACCCGGCGACAGTGGCGGGGCATCTGCGACACCACCCGGGTCGACGTGCTGCTACTCTCGCCCAACCCGGTCTACGACATCGGGCACAACAGTCTGGCCGCCTTCACCTACTTCGGGGTATTCCTGCTCTTCCTCGTACAGACCTTCACGGGCATGGCCATGTTCTGCGTATCGACCAACAACGTGATGGAACCCTTCTTCTCGTGGCTGCTGCAAATGTGGGGAGGCTTTTTCGTGGTGCGGCAGATACACCACATCGCCATGTGGGCCTTTATCCTCTTCTCCATCGCCCACATCTACCTGGTGTTCTATCACGACTACATCGAGCGCAACGGTGTAGCCTCGTCGATTATCGGCGGGTGGAAGTTCGTACGGGAAGACCTGGCCGAGGCCTATGAGACCGAACAACAGCAGCAACAACAGATTCACCGACAAAAAGAGGAAATAACCCATGAAACGAAACGAAAATAA